One segment of Trachemys scripta elegans isolate TJP31775 chromosome 1, CAS_Tse_1.0, whole genome shotgun sequence DNA contains the following:
- the CBX7 gene encoding chromobox protein homolog 7 isoform X5, with protein MELSAIGEQVFAVESIRKKRIRKGNVEYLVKWKGWPPKYSTWEPEDHILDPRLVVAYEEKEERDRASGYRKRGPKPKRLLLQQNLNHAQAQMEMACRGSLWQWRNQIRASGFHCAEGMERLYGMDLRSAHKGKEKLCFSLSRRFGGGGGSNLAGAKPGQTELSEKSGGGVLPFPLRKQRKNQKYLRLSRKKFPRMSSLESRNHRREFFLKESVALETRQTPNDWDATQHASKEVSG; from the exons atGGAGCTCTCTGCTATCGGGGAGCAGGTGTTTGCGGTGGAGAGTATCAGGAAGAAGCGCATAAGGAAG ggtAATGTAGAATACCTGGTGAAGTGGAAAGGATGGCCCCCAAA ATACAGCACATGGGAGCCGGAGGATCACATCCTGGATCCTCGCCTGGTAGTGGCTTATGAAGAGAA ggaagagagagaccGTGCATCAGGATACAGGAAGAGAGGCCCTAAACCAAAACGCCTCTTATTACAG caAAACTTAAACCATGCTCAGGCCCAGATGGAGATGGCCTGTAGAGGGTCGTTGTGGCAGTGGAGGAATCAGATTAGGGCAAGTGGGTTCCACTGTGCAGAAGGGATGGAG AGGCTTTATGGTATGGACCTGAGGAGTGCCCACAAGGGAAAGGAGAAGCTCTGTTTCTCTCTATCACGGcgatttggaggaggaggaggaagcaatcTGGCAGGGGCCAAGCCAGGACAGACAGAGCTATCGGAGAAGAGTGGGGGAGGCGTCTTACCATTCCCGCTCCGGAAGCAGCGCAAGAACCAGAAATATCTCCGGCTGTCGCGGAAAAAGTTTCCACGCATGTCAAGCCTGGAGAGCCGTAACCACAGGCGTGAGTTCTTCTTGAAGGAGTCAGTGGCACTAGAGACTAGGCAAACTCCCAATGACTGGGATGCGACGCAGCATGCTAGCAAAGAAG TGTCTGGGTGA
- the CBX7 gene encoding chromobox protein homolog 7 isoform X3: MELSAIGEQVFAVESIRKKRIRKGNVEYLVKWKGWPPKYSTWEPEDHILDPRLVVAYEEKEERDRASGYRKRGPKPKRLLLQRLYGMDLRSAHKGKEKLCFSLSRRFGGGGGSNLAGAKPGQTELSEKSGGGVLPFPLRKQRKNQKYLRLSRKKFPRMSSLESRNHRREFFLKESVALETRQTPNDWDATQHASKEVGVDAVDGSLPWIPTLSPSEVTVTDITANSITVTFREAQVAEGFFRDRSVQF; encoded by the exons atGGAGCTCTCTGCTATCGGGGAGCAGGTGTTTGCGGTGGAGAGTATCAGGAAGAAGCGCATAAGGAAG ggtAATGTAGAATACCTGGTGAAGTGGAAAGGATGGCCCCCAAA ATACAGCACATGGGAGCCGGAGGATCACATCCTGGATCCTCGCCTGGTAGTGGCTTATGAAGAGAA ggaagagagagaccGTGCATCAGGATACAGGAAGAGAGGCCCTAAACCAAAACGCCTCTTATTACAG AGGCTTTATGGTATGGACCTGAGGAGTGCCCACAAGGGAAAGGAGAAGCTCTGTTTCTCTCTATCACGGcgatttggaggaggaggaggaagcaatcTGGCAGGGGCCAAGCCAGGACAGACAGAGCTATCGGAGAAGAGTGGGGGAGGCGTCTTACCATTCCCGCTCCGGAAGCAGCGCAAGAACCAGAAATATCTCCGGCTGTCGCGGAAAAAGTTTCCACGCATGTCAAGCCTGGAGAGCCGTAACCACAGGCGTGAGTTCTTCTTGAAGGAGTCAGTGGCACTAGAGACTAGGCAAACTCCCAATGACTGGGATGCGACGCAGCATGCTAGCAAAGAAG TAGGTGTGGATGCAGTTGATGGCAGCCTCCCCTGGATCCCCACCTTGTCCCCCAGCGAAGTGACAGTGACAGACATCACGGCGAACTCCATTACCGTGACCTTCAGAGAAGCACAAGTGGCCGAGGGCTTCTTCCGAGACCGAAGTGTGCAGTTCTGA
- the CBX7 gene encoding chromobox protein homolog 7 isoform X2, with translation MELSAIGEQVFAVESIRKKRIRKGNVEYLVKWKGWPPKYSTWEPEDHILDPRLVVAYEEKEERDRASGYRKRGPKPKRLLLQQNLNHAQAQMEMACRGSLWQWRNQIRASGFHCAEGMERLYGMDLRSAHKGKEKLCFSLSRRFGGGGGSNLAGAKPGQTELSEKSGGGVLPFPLRKQRKNQKYLRLSRKKFPRMSSLESRNHRREFFLKESVALETRQTPNDWDATQHASKEGVDAVDGSLPWIPTLSPSEVTVTDITANSITVTFREAQVAEGFFRDRSVQF, from the exons atGGAGCTCTCTGCTATCGGGGAGCAGGTGTTTGCGGTGGAGAGTATCAGGAAGAAGCGCATAAGGAAG ggtAATGTAGAATACCTGGTGAAGTGGAAAGGATGGCCCCCAAA ATACAGCACATGGGAGCCGGAGGATCACATCCTGGATCCTCGCCTGGTAGTGGCTTATGAAGAGAA ggaagagagagaccGTGCATCAGGATACAGGAAGAGAGGCCCTAAACCAAAACGCCTCTTATTACAG caAAACTTAAACCATGCTCAGGCCCAGATGGAGATGGCCTGTAGAGGGTCGTTGTGGCAGTGGAGGAATCAGATTAGGGCAAGTGGGTTCCACTGTGCAGAAGGGATGGAG AGGCTTTATGGTATGGACCTGAGGAGTGCCCACAAGGGAAAGGAGAAGCTCTGTTTCTCTCTATCACGGcgatttggaggaggaggaggaagcaatcTGGCAGGGGCCAAGCCAGGACAGACAGAGCTATCGGAGAAGAGTGGGGGAGGCGTCTTACCATTCCCGCTCCGGAAGCAGCGCAAGAACCAGAAATATCTCCGGCTGTCGCGGAAAAAGTTTCCACGCATGTCAAGCCTGGAGAGCCGTAACCACAGGCGTGAGTTCTTCTTGAAGGAGTCAGTGGCACTAGAGACTAGGCAAACTCCCAATGACTGGGATGCGACGCAGCATGCTAGCAAAGAAG GTGTGGATGCAGTTGATGGCAGCCTCCCCTGGATCCCCACCTTGTCCCCCAGCGAAGTGACAGTGACAGACATCACGGCGAACTCCATTACCGTGACCTTCAGAGAAGCACAAGTGGCCGAGGGCTTCTTCCGAGACCGAAGTGTGCAGTTCTGA
- the CBX7 gene encoding chromobox protein homolog 7 isoform X4 produces MELSAIGEQVFAVESIRKKRIRKGNVEYLVKWKGWPPKYSTWEPEDHILDPRLVVAYEEKEERDRASGYRKRGPKPKRLLLQRLYGMDLRSAHKGKEKLCFSLSRRFGGGGGSNLAGAKPGQTELSEKSGGGVLPFPLRKQRKNQKYLRLSRKKFPRMSSLESRNHRREFFLKESVALETRQTPNDWDATQHASKEGVDAVDGSLPWIPTLSPSEVTVTDITANSITVTFREAQVAEGFFRDRSVQF; encoded by the exons atGGAGCTCTCTGCTATCGGGGAGCAGGTGTTTGCGGTGGAGAGTATCAGGAAGAAGCGCATAAGGAAG ggtAATGTAGAATACCTGGTGAAGTGGAAAGGATGGCCCCCAAA ATACAGCACATGGGAGCCGGAGGATCACATCCTGGATCCTCGCCTGGTAGTGGCTTATGAAGAGAA ggaagagagagaccGTGCATCAGGATACAGGAAGAGAGGCCCTAAACCAAAACGCCTCTTATTACAG AGGCTTTATGGTATGGACCTGAGGAGTGCCCACAAGGGAAAGGAGAAGCTCTGTTTCTCTCTATCACGGcgatttggaggaggaggaggaagcaatcTGGCAGGGGCCAAGCCAGGACAGACAGAGCTATCGGAGAAGAGTGGGGGAGGCGTCTTACCATTCCCGCTCCGGAAGCAGCGCAAGAACCAGAAATATCTCCGGCTGTCGCGGAAAAAGTTTCCACGCATGTCAAGCCTGGAGAGCCGTAACCACAGGCGTGAGTTCTTCTTGAAGGAGTCAGTGGCACTAGAGACTAGGCAAACTCCCAATGACTGGGATGCGACGCAGCATGCTAGCAAAGAAG GTGTGGATGCAGTTGATGGCAGCCTCCCCTGGATCCCCACCTTGTCCCCCAGCGAAGTGACAGTGACAGACATCACGGCGAACTCCATTACCGTGACCTTCAGAGAAGCACAAGTGGCCGAGGGCTTCTTCCGAGACCGAAGTGTGCAGTTCTGA
- the CBX7 gene encoding chromobox protein homolog 7 isoform X1 — protein sequence MELSAIGEQVFAVESIRKKRIRKGNVEYLVKWKGWPPKYSTWEPEDHILDPRLVVAYEEKEERDRASGYRKRGPKPKRLLLQQNLNHAQAQMEMACRGSLWQWRNQIRASGFHCAEGMERLYGMDLRSAHKGKEKLCFSLSRRFGGGGGSNLAGAKPGQTELSEKSGGGVLPFPLRKQRKNQKYLRLSRKKFPRMSSLESRNHRREFFLKESVALETRQTPNDWDATQHASKEVGVDAVDGSLPWIPTLSPSEVTVTDITANSITVTFREAQVAEGFFRDRSVQF from the exons atGGAGCTCTCTGCTATCGGGGAGCAGGTGTTTGCGGTGGAGAGTATCAGGAAGAAGCGCATAAGGAAG ggtAATGTAGAATACCTGGTGAAGTGGAAAGGATGGCCCCCAAA ATACAGCACATGGGAGCCGGAGGATCACATCCTGGATCCTCGCCTGGTAGTGGCTTATGAAGAGAA ggaagagagagaccGTGCATCAGGATACAGGAAGAGAGGCCCTAAACCAAAACGCCTCTTATTACAG caAAACTTAAACCATGCTCAGGCCCAGATGGAGATGGCCTGTAGAGGGTCGTTGTGGCAGTGGAGGAATCAGATTAGGGCAAGTGGGTTCCACTGTGCAGAAGGGATGGAG AGGCTTTATGGTATGGACCTGAGGAGTGCCCACAAGGGAAAGGAGAAGCTCTGTTTCTCTCTATCACGGcgatttggaggaggaggaggaagcaatcTGGCAGGGGCCAAGCCAGGACAGACAGAGCTATCGGAGAAGAGTGGGGGAGGCGTCTTACCATTCCCGCTCCGGAAGCAGCGCAAGAACCAGAAATATCTCCGGCTGTCGCGGAAAAAGTTTCCACGCATGTCAAGCCTGGAGAGCCGTAACCACAGGCGTGAGTTCTTCTTGAAGGAGTCAGTGGCACTAGAGACTAGGCAAACTCCCAATGACTGGGATGCGACGCAGCATGCTAGCAAAGAAG TAGGTGTGGATGCAGTTGATGGCAGCCTCCCCTGGATCCCCACCTTGTCCCCCAGCGAAGTGACAGTGACAGACATCACGGCGAACTCCATTACCGTGACCTTCAGAGAAGCACAAGTGGCCGAGGGCTTCTTCCGAGACCGAAGTGTGCAGTTCTGA